A single region of the Coregonus clupeaformis isolate EN_2021a chromosome 16, ASM2061545v1, whole genome shotgun sequence genome encodes:
- the LOC121584141 gene encoding ribonuclease P/MRP protein subunit POP5 isoform X1 — MVRMKLRYLLCEVCVSDRSNLSLVDDGAIYPAAKTAVSRAHGDYGAALSSLGFSVKYLNAHTGIVFLCCWKSHYRLIWSALPFITSLENRGERVPCFLNCLHVGGTIRTCQKFLVRYNTQQIHWMLPLCQGEAERSEIRKAVLSCTLKKDTDDDYEEESGEEKDK, encoded by the exons ATGGTGCGAATGAAATTGAG ATATTTGCTGTGTGAAGTTTGCGTATCAGATCGAAGTAATCTGTCACTGGTAGATGACGGAGCCATCTACCCTGCAGCCAAAACAGCAGTGTCTCGAGCGCACGGTGACTATGGCGCTGCACTGTCCAGCCTTGGATTCTCAG TGAAATATCTGAATGCCCACACTGGAATTGTGTTCCTGTGCTGTTGGAAAAGCCACTACAGACTCATCTGGTCTGCTTTGCCCTTCATCACCAGTCTAGAGAATCGAGGGGAAAGAGTGCCATGTTTTCTGAACTGTTTGCATGTGGGAG GAACGATCCGGACATGTCAGAAGTTTCTGGTTCGATACAATACTCAGCAGATCCATTGGATGCTCCCCCTATGTCAGGGTGAAG CAGAGCGATCCGAGATCCGCAAGGCAGTACTGAGCTGCACCCTGAAGAAAGATACCGATGATGACTATGAAGAAGAGAGTGGGGAAGAGAAGGAtaagtga
- the LOC121584751 gene encoding cytochrome c oxidase subunit 6A, mitochondrial — protein sequence MAAVGRISQALLRSSLIQSRQLSATAAHGHGEQTARTWKILSFVVALPGVAVCMLNMYLKMQHHAAHHVEPEFVPYSHLRIRSKRFPWGDGNKSLFHNPEVNALPDGYEGREE from the exons ATGGCGGCGGTCGGAAGAATTTCTCAAGCGCTCCTGCGGTCCTCATTGATCCAGAGTCGTCAACTCTCTGCCACAGCGGCCCATGGTCATGGAGAGCAAACAG CTAGAACATGGAAGATCCTCTCCTTTGTGGTTGCCCTTCCGGGAGTTGCAGTGTGCATGTTGAACATGTACCTGAAGATGCAGCACCATGCTGCACACCATGTGGAGCCAGAGTTTGTCCCTTACAGCCATCTTCGCATTCGCAGCAAG CGTTTCCCTTGGGGGGATGGCAACAAGAGCCTGTTCCACAACCCTGAAGTGAATGCCCTCCCTGATGGCTATGAGGGACGCGAAGAGTGA
- the LOC121584141 gene encoding ribonuclease P/MRP protein subunit POP5 isoform X2, with protein sequence MVRMKLRYLLCEVCVSDRSNLSLVDDGAIYPAAKTAVSRAHGDYGAALSSLGFSVKYLNAHTGIVFLCCWKSHYRLIWSALPFITSLENRGERVPCFLNCLHVGAERSEIRKAVLSCTLKKDTDDDYEEESGEEKDK encoded by the exons ATGGTGCGAATGAAATTGAG ATATTTGCTGTGTGAAGTTTGCGTATCAGATCGAAGTAATCTGTCACTGGTAGATGACGGAGCCATCTACCCTGCAGCCAAAACAGCAGTGTCTCGAGCGCACGGTGACTATGGCGCTGCACTGTCCAGCCTTGGATTCTCAG TGAAATATCTGAATGCCCACACTGGAATTGTGTTCCTGTGCTGTTGGAAAAGCCACTACAGACTCATCTGGTCTGCTTTGCCCTTCATCACCAGTCTAGAGAATCGAGGGGAAAGAGTGCCATGTTTTCTGAACTGTTTGCATGTGGGAG CAGAGCGATCCGAGATCCGCAAGGCAGTACTGAGCTGCACCCTGAAGAAAGATACCGATGATGACTATGAAGAAGAGAGTGGGGAAGAGAAGGAtaagtga
- the LOC121584749 gene encoding Hermansky-Pudlak syndrome 4 protein homolog isoform X2: MGRERDECGGQPSREYNPLTAMAEITVPDSRRCINFFLYDGSKVKGEGDPTRAGICYFYPEETPLDKQELLCGQLAGVSRCVSELSSSPVRLLRLQRSKFAIRMKDNFLWALSCSVEIPDISISDFLDQLINHFSFYNGPIRQSYQIYSQQDLAVRWAQYLYHLQGGSTELHHIFSCVSTIDSTHIDPLLLLKAALILQACQRCPLVLAGGILYRGRVVSTQMPPDLTVKVMVHETETFNQDQRPNGLSSSSSSGSTPLFSAVTTTVFLTTTEVQYLRSSPVDRASRSHSTQYTPKEVKRPRKSRLLSRTLSDTPTTNPPDPDPTHYPPLSLHYPATPQSSISDELLFSPSPSFHTPGPLSPSPIKIAPETSHHTLSNGKLSHEVEEGVTGGSYDPSINNIKGGSNESGLAGGGKSMQNNDTRHVNGQNGGSIALGGEKAAAHRFSGQESRAPGSQRMGNVVDKVFREKARQGSKVQQADTGGLPPTSPCENSTDAPLLPMALYQHRVRELVLALLVEPQFHSDTTATEEVATCLAGQGEPRTVLL, encoded by the exons ATGGGTAGGGAGAGGGACGAATGTGGAGGACAGCCTTCGAGAGAGTACAACCCACTGACAGCTATGGCTGAGATCACTGTGCCTGACTCAAGACG ATGCATTAACTTCTTCCTGTATGATGGGTCAAAGGTAAAGGGTGAGGGTGACCCTACAAGAGCTGGAATCTGCTACTTCTATCCTGAAGAG ACACCTCTGGATAAGCAGGAGCTGTTGTGTGGACAGCTGGCAGGCGTGAGCCGCTGTGTCTCTgagctctcctcctcccctgtacGTCTGCTCAGGCTGCAGCGGAGCAAGTTCGCCATCCGCATGAAAGACAACTTTTTGTGG GCCTTAAGCTGTTCAGTGGAAATACCAGACATCAGTATCAGTGACTTCCTGGATCAGCTGATAAATCACTTTAGTTTTTATAACGGCCCTATTCGCCAGAGTTACCAG ATCTACAGTCAGCAAGATTTAGCAGTTCGATGGGCACAGTACCTCTACCACTTACAAGGAGGCTCCACTGAACTCCATCACATCTTCAGTTGCGTGAGCACCATTGACTCTACACAT ATTGACCCACTTCTTCTACTCAAGGCTGCCCTCATTCTGCAGGCCTGTCAGCGCTGCCCTCTAGTGTTAGCTGGTGGTATACTCTATCGTGGGAG GGTTGTCAGCACACAGATGCCCCCTGATCTCACAGTGAAAGTCATGGTTCATGAAACTGAAACATTCAACCAG GACCAGAGACCCAATGGACTGAGTTCCTCCAGCTCTTCTGGTAGCACTCCTCTATTTAGCGCAGTGACCACCACTGTGTTCCTGACCACCACTGAAGTACAGTATCTGCGCTCCTCTCCTGTGGACAGAGCATCCAG ATCCCATTCTACCCAATATACTCCAAAGGAGGTAAAGCGGCCCAGGAAGTCCCGCCTCCTGTCAAGAACCCTATCTGACACACCGACAACTAATCCGCCTGACCCTGACCCCACCCACTACCCTCCACTATCCCTCCACTATCCCGCCACTCCCCAGTCATCCATATCTGATGAGTTGCTATTTAGCCCAAGTCCTTCATTTCACACTCCTGGCCCTCTCAGCCCCTCACCTATCAAGATCGCTCCAGAGACCTCTCATCATACCTTGTCCAATGGAAAGCTGTCCCATGAGGTGGAAGAGGGTGTCACAGGAGGTTCGTACGACCCCAGTATTAACAACATAAAGGGTGGGAGCAATGAGTCAGGTCTTGCAGGAGGAGGCAAGTCAATGCAAAACAACGACACACGTCACGTCAATGGACAGAATGGAGGTAGTATTGCACTGGGTGGAGAGAAGGCTGCAGCCCACAGGTTCAGCGGTCAGGAGTCCCGAGCGCCTGGCAGTCAGAGGATGGGGAATGTGGTAGATAAGGTGTTTAGGGAGAAGGCACGACAGGGGAGTAAAGTCCAGCAGGCTGACACTGGTGGCTTGCCCCCCACCTCGCCCTGTGAGAACTCTACAGATGCCCCCCTGCTCCCCATGGCACTGTACCAGCACAGGGTGAGAGAGCTGGTACTGGCCCTACTGGTGGAGCCACAATTCCACAGCGACACTACAGCCACAGAGGAAGTG GCAACCTGTCTGGCAGGCCAGGGGGAGCCCAGGACCGTTCTTTTGTGA
- the LOC121584749 gene encoding Hermansky-Pudlak syndrome 4 protein homolog isoform X1, protein MGRERDECGGQPSREYNPLTAMAEITVPDSRRCINFFLYDGSKVKGEGDPTRAGICYFYPEETPLDKQELLCGQLAGVSRCVSELSSSPVRLLRLQRSKFAIRMKDNFLWALSCSVEIPDISISDFLDQLINHFSFYNGPIRQSYQIYSQQDLAVRWAQYLYHLQGGSTELHHIFSCVSTIDSTHIDPLLLLKAALILQACQRCPLVLAGGILYRGRVVSTQMPPDLTVKVMVHETETFNQDQRPNGLSSSSSSGSTPLFSAVTTTVFLTTTEVQYLRSSPVDRASRSHSTQYTPKEVKRPRKSRLLSRTLSDTPTTNPPDPDPTHYPPLSLHYPATPQSSISDELLFSPSPSFHTPGPLSPSPIKIAPETSHHTLSNGKLSHEVEEGVTGGSYDPSINNIKGGSNESGLAGGGKSMQNNDTRHVNGQNGGSIALGGEKAAAHRFSGQESRAPGSQRMGNVVDKVFREKARQGSKVQQADTGGLPPTSPCENSTDAPLLPMALYQHRVRELVLALLVEPQFHSDTTATEEVYLRSLASLNGLEAHLRTTAPGASGPQGHYTFAHFDCIQNTLTSNLSGRPGGAQDRSFVRATSLLHSHFSHTEALQEAIVRSAGAAVYGTRSVAQETYFLQQGGAVRNSGIPNHQDSAFSLPSKARHRLQKHRVNLL, encoded by the exons ATGGGTAGGGAGAGGGACGAATGTGGAGGACAGCCTTCGAGAGAGTACAACCCACTGACAGCTATGGCTGAGATCACTGTGCCTGACTCAAGACG ATGCATTAACTTCTTCCTGTATGATGGGTCAAAGGTAAAGGGTGAGGGTGACCCTACAAGAGCTGGAATCTGCTACTTCTATCCTGAAGAG ACACCTCTGGATAAGCAGGAGCTGTTGTGTGGACAGCTGGCAGGCGTGAGCCGCTGTGTCTCTgagctctcctcctcccctgtacGTCTGCTCAGGCTGCAGCGGAGCAAGTTCGCCATCCGCATGAAAGACAACTTTTTGTGG GCCTTAAGCTGTTCAGTGGAAATACCAGACATCAGTATCAGTGACTTCCTGGATCAGCTGATAAATCACTTTAGTTTTTATAACGGCCCTATTCGCCAGAGTTACCAG ATCTACAGTCAGCAAGATTTAGCAGTTCGATGGGCACAGTACCTCTACCACTTACAAGGAGGCTCCACTGAACTCCATCACATCTTCAGTTGCGTGAGCACCATTGACTCTACACAT ATTGACCCACTTCTTCTACTCAAGGCTGCCCTCATTCTGCAGGCCTGTCAGCGCTGCCCTCTAGTGTTAGCTGGTGGTATACTCTATCGTGGGAG GGTTGTCAGCACACAGATGCCCCCTGATCTCACAGTGAAAGTCATGGTTCATGAAACTGAAACATTCAACCAG GACCAGAGACCCAATGGACTGAGTTCCTCCAGCTCTTCTGGTAGCACTCCTCTATTTAGCGCAGTGACCACCACTGTGTTCCTGACCACCACTGAAGTACAGTATCTGCGCTCCTCTCCTGTGGACAGAGCATCCAG ATCCCATTCTACCCAATATACTCCAAAGGAGGTAAAGCGGCCCAGGAAGTCCCGCCTCCTGTCAAGAACCCTATCTGACACACCGACAACTAATCCGCCTGACCCTGACCCCACCCACTACCCTCCACTATCCCTCCACTATCCCGCCACTCCCCAGTCATCCATATCTGATGAGTTGCTATTTAGCCCAAGTCCTTCATTTCACACTCCTGGCCCTCTCAGCCCCTCACCTATCAAGATCGCTCCAGAGACCTCTCATCATACCTTGTCCAATGGAAAGCTGTCCCATGAGGTGGAAGAGGGTGTCACAGGAGGTTCGTACGACCCCAGTATTAACAACATAAAGGGTGGGAGCAATGAGTCAGGTCTTGCAGGAGGAGGCAAGTCAATGCAAAACAACGACACACGTCACGTCAATGGACAGAATGGAGGTAGTATTGCACTGGGTGGAGAGAAGGCTGCAGCCCACAGGTTCAGCGGTCAGGAGTCCCGAGCGCCTGGCAGTCAGAGGATGGGGAATGTGGTAGATAAGGTGTTTAGGGAGAAGGCACGACAGGGGAGTAAAGTCCAGCAGGCTGACACTGGTGGCTTGCCCCCCACCTCGCCCTGTGAGAACTCTACAGATGCCCCCCTGCTCCCCATGGCACTGTACCAGCACAGGGTGAGAGAGCTGGTACTGGCCCTACTGGTGGAGCCACAATTCCACAGCGACACTACAGCCACAGAGGAAGTG TATCTCAGAAGCCTGGCATCTCTGAATGGACTGGAGGCACATCTGAGGACCACTGCTCCGGGGGCCTCTGGCCCTCAGGGACACTACACTTTTGCACACTTTGACTGTATACAGAACACACTCACAA GCAACCTGTCTGGCAGGCCAGGGGGAGCCCAGGACCGTTCTTTTGTGAGAGCCACATCGCTGCTCCACTCGCATTTCTCTCACACTGAAGCTCTGCAGGAGGCTATTGTCAG GAGTGCGGGTGCAGCTGTGTACGGGACCCGCAGTGTGGCCCAGGAGACGTACTTCCTGCAGCAAGGCGGAGCGGTGAGAAACTCTGGCATCCCCAACCACCAGGACAGTGCTTTCTCTCTGCCTAGCAAGGCCCGACACAGGTTACAGAAACACAGGGTTAACCTGCTCTGA